A genomic region of Trifolium pratense cultivar HEN17-A07 linkage group LG3, ARS_RC_1.1, whole genome shotgun sequence contains the following coding sequences:
- the LOC123918507 gene encoding uncharacterized protein Mb2253c-like isoform X2: MHYVGTVNVVPNTHSYTLQFDGASSGNPGPAGAGAVLLSENGTVLYRFREGLGYQTNNVAEYRALILGLKQAIRKGCMNITIQGDSQLVINQFQGSWKINNAHLRNLCDEALELKNSLRSFRIQYIPREYNTEADAQANRAINLRDGQVEEDRL, encoded by the exons CATTCTTATACCCTTCAGTTTGACGGTGCATCCAGCGGAAATCCTGGACCAGCTGGTGCAGGAGCTGTACTGCTTTCTGAAAATGGGACCGTG CTCTATCGATTCCGTGAAGGACTGGGCTATCAAACAAACAATGTTGCTGAGTATCGCGCTTTGATTTTAGGACTCAAACAAGCTATAAGGAAAGGATGTATGAACATCACTATCCAGGGAGACTCCCAGCTTGTTATCAACCAG TTTCAGGGGTCCTGGAAAATCAACAATGCGCATTTAAGGAACTTATGTGATGAGGCTTTGGAACTAAAGAATAGCTTGCGCTCATTCCGCATCCAATACATTCCTAGG gAATATAACACTGAAGCTGATGCTCAAGCCAACCGTGCCATCAATCTCCGAG ATGGACAGGTTGAAGAAGATCGTCTCTAA
- the LOC123918507 gene encoding uncharacterized protein Mb2253c-like isoform X1, producing the protein MHYVGTVNVVPNTMHYVGTVTVVPNTHSYTLQFDGASSGNPGPAGAGAVLLSENGTVLYRFREGLGYQTNNVAEYRALILGLKQAIRKGCMNITIQGDSQLVINQFQGSWKINNAHLRNLCDEALELKNSLRSFRIQYIPREYNTEADAQANRAINLRDGQVEEDRL; encoded by the exons ATGCATTATGTTGGAACTGTTACCGTGGTGCCTAATACT CATTCTTATACCCTTCAGTTTGACGGTGCATCCAGCGGAAATCCTGGACCAGCTGGTGCAGGAGCTGTACTGCTTTCTGAAAATGGGACCGTG CTCTATCGATTCCGTGAAGGACTGGGCTATCAAACAAACAATGTTGCTGAGTATCGCGCTTTGATTTTAGGACTCAAACAAGCTATAAGGAAAGGATGTATGAACATCACTATCCAGGGAGACTCCCAGCTTGTTATCAACCAG TTTCAGGGGTCCTGGAAAATCAACAATGCGCATTTAAGGAACTTATGTGATGAGGCTTTGGAACTAAAGAATAGCTTGCGCTCATTCCGCATCCAATACATTCCTAGG gAATATAACACTGAAGCTGATGCTCAAGCCAACCGTGCCATCAATCTCCGAG ATGGACAGGTTGAAGAAGATCGTCTCTAA